A stretch of the Acyrthosiphon pisum isolate AL4f chromosome A2, pea_aphid_22Mar2018_4r6ur, whole genome shotgun sequence genome encodes the following:
- the LOC100165060 gene encoding tumor suppressor candidate 2, with the protein MGGKTTKLFRSSPQPNSKTQTENDSPYHEHHKNYDNHDIQQPDEANMKNPISPFVYYRRGSMYIDEDGDIAHEFYVETKIGSKLTLKRISNQHLKPQGDVPLDVPCLRNDYPVVLLDQNRIKE; encoded by the exons ATGGGAGGCAAGACAACAAAGTTGTTTAGAAGCTCACCTCAACCAAATTCCAAAACACAAACTGAAAATGATTCCCCGTATCACGAGCATCATAAAAACTATGACAACCATGACATCCAACAACCAGACGAAGCAAACATGAAAAATCCTATAAGTCCATTTGTATATTACAGGAGGGG ATCAATGTATATAGATGAGGATGGCGATATTGCACATGAATTTTATGTAGAAACAAAAATAGGATCAAAATTAACTCTAAAGCGAATCAGTAACCAACATTTAAAGCCTCAA ggTGATGTACCTTTAGATGTGCCGTGCCTAAGAAATGATTATCCAGTTGTCTTATTAGACCAGAACAGAATAAAGGAATGA